Proteins encoded within one genomic window of Polaribacter sp. NJDZ03:
- a CDS encoding sugar phosphate nucleotidyltransferase yields MKIIVPMAGIGSRLRPHTLTVPKPLTVIAGKPIVQRLVEDIASVIDEEIDEIAFVIGTTAKGFPTDTEAQLLKIAAELGAKGSVYVQEEALGTAHAIYCAKESLSGPCVVAYADTLFKADFTLDVNADGAIWVSKVANPSAFGVVKLQDGIITDFIEKPKDFVSDLAIIGIYYFKSGDKLLEEIQYLIDNDLKENGEYQLTNVLESLKQQGAKFVPGTVSAWMDCGKKDPTVDTNKQVLGFEHEAGNNLVAKDIVLENSEIIQPCFIGKNVVLKNTKIGPYVSIGANSVVENSTIVNSLIQSNVEISNADLDNAMIGNHAKYNGKYTSVSIGDYTELT; encoded by the coding sequence ATGAAAATAATAGTACCAATGGCCGGAATAGGGTCTCGTTTAAGACCTCATACATTAACAGTTCCAAAACCTTTAACAGTAATTGCAGGAAAACCAATTGTACAACGTTTAGTAGAAGATATTGCTTCTGTTATTGATGAAGAGATTGATGAAATTGCATTTGTTATCGGTACAACAGCCAAAGGATTTCCTACAGATACAGAAGCACAATTATTAAAAATTGCGGCAGAATTAGGTGCTAAAGGATCTGTTTATGTACAAGAAGAAGCTTTAGGAACAGCACATGCAATTTACTGTGCTAAAGAATCTTTAAGCGGACCGTGTGTTGTAGCGTATGCAGATACTTTATTTAAAGCAGATTTTACGTTAGATGTAAATGCAGATGGTGCAATTTGGGTAAGTAAAGTAGCAAACCCAAGTGCTTTTGGTGTAGTTAAATTACAAGATGGTATTATTACAGATTTTATAGAAAAACCAAAAGACTTTGTTTCTGATTTAGCTATTATTGGAATTTATTACTTTAAAAGTGGCGATAAATTATTAGAAGAAATTCAATATTTAATCGATAACGATTTAAAAGAAAACGGAGAATATCAACTTACCAATGTTTTAGAATCTTTAAAACAACAAGGAGCTAAATTTGTACCTGGTACCGTTAGCGCTTGGATGGATTGTGGTAAAAAAGACCCAACGGTAGATACAAACAAGCAAGTTTTAGGTTTTGAGCATGAAGCGGGTAATAATTTAGTTGCTAAAGATATAGTTTTAGAAAATTCAGAAATTATTCAACCATGTTTTATTGGGAAAAATGTAGTGCTTAAAAACACAAAAATAGGACCGTATGTTTCTATTGGAGCAAATAGTGTAGTAGAAAATTCTACGATTGTTAATTCTTTAATTCAATCTAATGTAGAAATTTCTAATGCAGATTTAGACAATGCAATGATTGGTAACCATGCTAAATATAATGGTAAATATACTTCTGTAAGTATTGGTGATTATACAGAATTAACATAA
- a CDS encoding lipopolysaccharide assembly protein LapB: MKFRRKNKEFGEKNIIGFYNYVLFSFFFVLSSLNSFSQDSIPIAKDLTEEKELDFQQFFFKALSEKSIGNYQKAIENLENSNQILAGNMAVYFEFSKNYLLLNKTLLAKEYIKRALNNEPNNIWMLQHLVKIHIRDKNFSEAIVVQQKLVAINLNEQELLVKLYLNNKEEDKAISLMNTMEQNNGLSASFKRLKEGLTKRNNKAVVKEGVTNGSSLEEQFKANNSYAVLQQILIASKENPEKLLKYSDEGILLFPAQAFVYLMKGKALNYQKKFKKALISLQNGIDFVIDDTMKVDFYKEMAVSYKGLGNIIEEKKFIEKSKKIKE; encoded by the coding sequence ATGAAATTTAGAAGGAAGAACAAAGAGTTTGGAGAAAAGAACATTATTGGTTTTTATAACTATGTTCTTTTTTCTTTCTTCTTTGTTCTCTCTTCTTTAAACTCTTTCTCACAAGATAGTATACCAATTGCTAAAGATTTAACAGAAGAAAAAGAGTTAGATTTTCAGCAATTTTTTTTTAAGGCTTTGTCAGAGAAATCAATTGGTAATTATCAAAAAGCTATTGAGAATTTAGAAAATAGTAACCAGATCTTAGCAGGTAATATGGCTGTTTATTTTGAGTTTTCTAAAAATTATTTATTGCTTAATAAAACGTTATTGGCAAAAGAATATATTAAAAGAGCTCTTAATAATGAACCCAATAATATTTGGATGTTACAGCATCTTGTTAAAATCCATATAAGAGATAAAAATTTTTCTGAAGCTATTGTTGTTCAGCAAAAATTGGTTGCAATTAACTTAAATGAGCAAGAGTTGTTGGTAAAGTTGTATTTAAATAATAAAGAAGAAGATAAAGCGATTTCTTTAATGAATACAATGGAGCAAAACAACGGACTTTCTGCCTCTTTTAAAAGGTTGAAAGAAGGCTTAACTAAAAGAAACAATAAAGCAGTAGTTAAAGAGGGGGTAACTAACGGTAGCTCTCTAGAAGAGCAATTTAAAGCGAATAATTCGTATGCCGTTTTACAACAAATTTTAATAGCATCTAAAGAGAATCCTGAAAAACTTTTAAAATATTCTGATGAAGGTATTCTACTGTTTCCTGCGCAGGCTTTTGTATATTTAATGAAAGGAAAGGCATTAAATTATCAGAAAAAGTTTAAAAAGGCGTTAATAAGTTTACAGAATGGTATCGATTTTGTAATTGACGATACTATGAAAGTAGATTTTTATAAAGAAATGGCAGTTTCTTATAAGGGTTTAGGTAATATTATAGAAGAAAAAAAGTTTATTGAGAAATCAAAAAAAATAAAAGAATAA
- a CDS encoding DUF4292 domain-containing protein: MKFLKYFVVFAVVFTSCKTKKDLISANNIAEEMSAKKVARKHIAANFDKQTVDAKLKANFNNGKINQGFSVSLKMEKDQVIWLKGTKIITLFKAKITPTSVSYYSSLEREYFEGDFTMLKKLLGTDINFNQLQNLFLGQSLKNVKDQKQHVSIIDNSYVLSPETQEKLFDVFFSVNPSHFKLDKQSIVNTAKNQRLDIFYPSYNLVDDAIFPSEINIKAKQPGKFTDIDFIVRSVEFNKDIDTSFSIPKGYKKIKL, from the coding sequence ATGAAGTTTTTAAAATATTTTGTGGTTTTTGCAGTAGTCTTTACTTCTTGTAAAACAAAAAAAGATTTAATAAGTGCAAATAATATTGCCGAAGAAATGTCTGCAAAAAAGGTTGCAAGAAAACATATTGCTGCTAATTTTGATAAACAAACGGTAGATGCAAAGCTAAAAGCAAACTTTAATAACGGTAAGATTAATCAAGGTTTTTCTGTTAGTTTAAAAATGGAAAAGGATCAAGTAATCTGGCTAAAAGGAACTAAGATTATTACGTTGTTTAAAGCAAAGATTACACCAACTTCTGTAAGTTATTATTCCTCTTTAGAAAGAGAATATTTTGAAGGAGATTTTACAATGCTAAAAAAGTTATTGGGTACAGATATTAATTTTAATCAACTTCAAAATTTGTTTTTGGGGCAATCTTTAAAAAATGTTAAAGATCAAAAGCAACATGTAAGCATCATAGATAATTCGTATGTTTTATCTCCAGAAACCCAAGAAAAATTATTTGATGTTTTCTTTTCTGTAAATCCTTCGCATTTTAAATTAGACAAGCAATCTATTGTAAATACAGCAAAAAATCAACGTTTAGATATCTTTTACCCATCTTATAATTTGGTTGATGATGCTATTTTTCCATCAGAAATTAATATTAAAGCAAAACAACCAGGTAAATTTACAGATATAGATTTTATAGTAAGATCTGTGGAGTTTAATAAAGATATAGACACTTCTTTTTCAATACCTAAAGGTTACAAGAAAATTAAATTATAG
- a CDS encoding murein hydrolase activator EnvC, whose product MKSRKIYIPVFILFLSVFSVFGQTRKQLEEQRKKLNYEIKQVNSLLFKEKKKVDNALEDLNDLNRKISVRAKLISIINAEARILSKEIRANEMELKKLEKKLADLKADYASIILKSYKSKSQQSRMMFLLSSQNFHQAYKRFEYMKQYTAYRKKQGEEIVVHTNEVQVVNDSLLVQKNLKDKLIASENEQKKEIEEDKRNQEKLLATIKKKESSYKKELQSKVKEEKRVTVQIDRKIREEIERANRVARAKLKDEPNKPTVVKKNEFILSPEAKALAAKFELNKGKLPWPVSEGIVIRKFGTQPHPSFPGITVNGTGLHIATKEGIKAQSIFNGRVLNVLVSAEGRKNVLIQHGNYISSYNNLEKVTVSKGDVVITGQAIGQVFTDKVSKKTKLIFVLFKNTTRLNPSSWILRR is encoded by the coding sequence GTGAAAAGCAGAAAAATTTATATACCCGTTTTTATTTTATTTTTAAGTGTTTTTTCTGTTTTTGGACAAACAAGAAAACAGTTAGAAGAGCAACGTAAAAAACTTAATTATGAAATTAAGCAAGTAAACTCGTTGCTTTTTAAAGAAAAGAAGAAAGTAGATAATGCCTTAGAAGATTTAAATGATTTAAATAGAAAGATTAGTGTTAGGGCTAAATTAATTTCTATAATTAACGCAGAAGCAAGGATTTTATCAAAAGAGATTCGTGCAAATGAAATGGAGCTAAAAAAATTAGAGAAGAAGTTAGCAGATTTAAAAGCAGATTATGCAAGTATTATCCTTAAATCTTACAAAAGTAAATCTCAGCAAAGTAGAATGATGTTTTTACTTTCTTCCCAGAATTTTCATCAGGCTTATAAAAGGTTTGAGTATATGAAACAGTATACTGCTTATAGAAAAAAACAAGGAGAAGAAATTGTTGTTCATACAAATGAAGTACAAGTTGTAAATGACTCTTTATTGGTTCAAAAAAACTTAAAAGACAAGTTAATAGCTTCTGAAAATGAACAAAAAAAGGAAATTGAAGAAGATAAAAGGAATCAAGAGAAATTATTAGCTACTATCAAGAAAAAAGAAAGTAGTTACAAGAAAGAGCTTCAAAGTAAAGTTAAAGAAGAGAAAAGGGTTACAGTACAAATTGATAGAAAAATTCGTGAAGAAATTGAGCGAGCAAATAGAGTTGCAAGAGCTAAGCTAAAAGATGAGCCCAATAAACCAACTGTTGTTAAGAAAAATGAGTTTATTTTAAGTCCGGAAGCAAAGGCTTTAGCCGCAAAATTTGAATTAAATAAAGGTAAGTTACCTTGGCCTGTAAGTGAAGGTATTGTAATTAGAAAATTTGGTACTCAGCCTCATCCATCATTTCCTGGAATTACCGTTAATGGTACTGGTTTGCATATTGCTACCAAAGAAGGCATAAAGGCCCAATCTATTTTTAATGGAAGAGTATTAAATGTTTTGGTGAGTGCAGAGGGTAGAAAAAATGTTTTAATACAACATGGTAATTATATTTCATCTTACAATAACCTAGAAAAAGTTACTGTTAGTAAAGGAGATGTTGTTATAACGGGGCAAGCAATTGGTCAGGTTTTTACAGATAAAGTTTCTAAAAAAACAAAATTAATCTTTGTATTGTTTAAAAATACAACACGTTTAAATCCTTCTTCTTGGATTTTAAGAAGATAA
- a CDS encoding type 1 glutamine amidotransferase domain-containing protein, whose product MENLKRKTVAILATNGFEESELKEPKKALEAAGAEVHIVSLESGEIKSWNEGNWGKTYKVDKTLKEVSQENYNALMLPGGVINPDVLRDNADAVSFVKSFFEHHKPVGAICHGPWLLAEADVLKGRKITSYSSIKTDLINAGANWVDEEVVVDKGLVTSRNPDDLPAFNAKLVEEVYEGKHKGQMA is encoded by the coding sequence ATGGAAAACTTAAAAAGAAAGACCGTTGCAATATTAGCAACTAATGGATTTGAAGAAAGTGAATTAAAAGAGCCTAAGAAAGCTTTAGAAGCAGCTGGTGCAGAGGTGCACATTGTGTCTTTAGAATCTGGAGAAATAAAATCTTGGAATGAAGGTAATTGGGGAAAAACGTATAAAGTAGATAAAACTTTAAAAGAAGTATCTCAAGAAAACTATAACGCATTGATGTTGCCTGGTGGAGTTATAAACCCAGATGTATTGCGTGATAATGCAGATGCAGTTAGTTTTGTAAAATCCTTTTTTGAGCATCATAAACCTGTAGGTGCTATTTGTCATGGACCTTGGTTATTGGCAGAAGCGGATGTTTTAAAAGGGAGAAAAATAACTTCATATAGCTCTATTAAAACAGACCTTATAAACGCCGGAGCAAATTGGGTAGATGAAGAAGTAGTTGTAGATAAGGGTTTGGTTACCAGTAGAAACCCTGATGATTTACCTGCATTTAATGCTAAGTTAGTAGAGGAAGTATATGAAGGTAAACACAAAGGTCAAATGGCTTAG
- a CDS encoding mechanosensitive ion channel family protein: MEFYNYKIISSLAILIVAFFIRFVITNSLKKIQLKFGFQKARIILTNKIISVLIYITIIVFVSFVWGVDEKQLLVYVSSFLTILGIAFFAQWSILSNITAGLILFINYPVKIGDTITILEKDNNITGEIRDIGAFFITLRTLEKELITIPNAVILQKNIKYSPQPE; this comes from the coding sequence ATGGAATTTTACAATTATAAAATTATATCCTCGCTAGCAATTTTAATTGTTGCTTTTTTTATTCGCTTTGTAATTACCAATTCTTTAAAAAAAATTCAACTGAAATTTGGGTTTCAAAAAGCCAGAATTATTTTAACTAATAAAATAATTTCAGTGCTTATTTACATTACCATAATTGTATTTGTATCTTTTGTTTGGGGTGTAGATGAGAAACAATTATTAGTCTACGTTTCTTCTTTTTTAACCATTTTAGGTATTGCTTTTTTTGCGCAATGGTCTATTCTTTCTAATATTACTGCGGGTTTAATTTTATTTATAAATTACCCCGTAAAAATTGGAGATACTATTACTATTTTAGAAAAAGATAATAATATTACTGGCGAAATTAGAGATATTGGTGCATTTTTTATCACGCTAAGAACGCTAGAAAAAGAATTAATAACCATTCCTAATGCAGTTATTCTTCAAAAAAACATTAAATATTCTCCTCAACCAGAGTAG
- a CDS encoding acyl-CoA thioesterase, with protein MEVKTPKESLTILTDLVLPGETNYLDNLFGGELLARMDRACSIAAGRHSRRIVVTASVNHVAFSKAVPVGSVLTIEAKVSRAFNSSMETYVDVWTEDRQSGSRTKVNEGIYTFVAVDETGRPVAIPQIRPETDLEQTRYEGALQRKELSLVLAGKLKPGDATALKAVFS; from the coding sequence ATGGAAGTAAAAACGCCGAAAGAATCTTTAACAATACTTACCGACTTAGTTTTACCCGGTGAAACCAATTATTTAGACAACCTTTTTGGAGGCGAATTACTTGCCAGAATGGACAGAGCTTGTAGTATTGCTGCAGGGAGACACTCTAGACGAATTGTAGTTACAGCCTCTGTAAACCATGTTGCTTTTAGCAAAGCAGTACCCGTTGGAAGTGTGCTTACTATAGAAGCTAAAGTTTCGAGAGCGTTTAACTCTTCTATGGAAACATATGTAGATGTTTGGACAGAAGACAGACAATCTGGATCTAGAACTAAAGTAAACGAAGGTATTTATACGTTTGTTGCCGTAGATGAAACAGGAAGACCTGTTGCAATTCCACAAATTAGACCAGAAACAGATTTAGAACAGACACGCTACGAAGGTGCTTTACAACGTAAAGAATTAAGTTTAGTTTTAGCAGGAAAGCTAAAACCTGGAGATGCAACTGCCTTAAAAGCTGTATTTAGTTAA
- a CDS encoding SPOR domain-containing protein produces the protein MNLATYINDLLYRYDCVIVPDFGGFVTNRIGAKTNNFTHTFTPPTKQVTFNSLLKHNDGLLANYIASAENISFTKASTAISLSVIKWQNELQSKVVQIDSLGILSLNEEKQIIFEPNTAVNYLTESFGLDTVTSSAISRFKEQVKPLNPLPVKEENKGIPAFIKYAATAAILLTLGFAGYNGYENNLQKENLANQEKAIQKKIQSATFVISNPLPTINLNVVKEVAKPFHIIAGAFQFAENAEKRVEELKAKGFDAQIIGVNKWGLTQVTFNSYTNRNEATNNLYRIQKTVSKDAWLLVEKLD, from the coding sequence ATGAATTTAGCAACTTACATAAACGATTTACTGTACAGATACGATTGCGTAATTGTACCTGATTTTGGAGGATTTGTAACTAATAGAATTGGTGCAAAAACCAATAATTTTACACATACTTTTACACCACCAACTAAACAGGTTACTTTTAACAGCTTGTTAAAACACAATGATGGTTTATTAGCTAATTATATTGCTTCTGCAGAAAATATTTCTTTTACAAAAGCATCTACTGCTATTTCATTATCTGTAATTAAGTGGCAAAATGAATTGCAATCTAAAGTTGTACAAATTGATAGTTTAGGTATTTTGTCTTTAAATGAAGAAAAACAAATTATTTTTGAACCAAATACTGCTGTTAACTATTTAACAGAATCTTTTGGTTTAGATACCGTAACTTCTTCTGCTATTTCTAGATTTAAAGAACAAGTAAAACCTTTAAACCCTCTTCCTGTAAAAGAAGAAAATAAAGGAATACCTGCATTTATAAAATACGCAGCAACTGCAGCTATTTTACTAACGTTGGGTTTTGCTGGTTATAATGGTTATGAAAATAATCTACAAAAAGAAAATTTAGCAAATCAAGAAAAAGCAATTCAGAAAAAAATACAATCGGCTACTTTTGTTATTTCTAACCCTTTACCTACTATTAACTTAAATGTTGTTAAAGAAGTAGCAAAACCTTTTCATATTATTGCTGGAGCTTTTCAATTTGCAGAAAATGCAGAAAAAAGAGTAGAAGAATTAAAAGCAAAAGGATTTGATGCTCAAATAATTGGCGTTAATAAATGGGGGTTAACACAAGTTACTTTTAATAGTTACACTAACCGTAATGAAGCTACTAATAACCTTTATAGAATTCAAAAAACAGTATCTAAAGATGCTTGGTTGCTTGTTGAAAAGTTAGATTAA
- the dprA gene encoding DNA-processing protein DprA — MKEEKLLAILRLQKSKAIGDILAKKLIVNVGDVEQVFKEKTAILSKINGIGGHVLKHLFDSKNIELAQQELKYIQDNKISYTYFLEDDYPKNLQHCIDSPILLFKDGNLDFSNQKIISIVGTRNISSYGRDFCNQLIKEIAVYNPIIVSGFAYGVDICAHKAAIENNLQTIAVLAHGLEQIYPKVHKKYINQVNENGGFLTEFWSEETPLRENFLKRNRIVAGISKATIIIESASKGGSLVTADIANSYNKDVFAAPGRTTDIYSRGCNNLIKNNRAHLLTSASDIVKMLNWDVQEKTKPIQKQLFIELNEKEQKIHDLLHEKGQQLLDVISLECNIPIYQLSSILLQMELKGVTKPLPGKMFELT, encoded by the coding sequence TTGAAAGAAGAAAAATTATTAGCGATCTTAAGATTACAAAAGAGCAAAGCAATTGGCGATATTTTAGCCAAAAAACTCATTGTAAATGTGGGAGATGTAGAACAGGTATTTAAAGAAAAGACAGCGATACTCTCAAAAATTAACGGAATAGGAGGTCATGTTTTAAAACATTTGTTCGATTCGAAAAATATAGAATTAGCGCAACAAGAGCTAAAATATATTCAAGATAATAAGATTTCTTATACTTATTTTTTAGAAGATGATTATCCTAAAAATCTTCAACATTGTATAGATAGTCCTATATTATTGTTTAAAGATGGAAACTTAGATTTTTCTAACCAAAAAATTATTTCTATCGTTGGTACCCGAAATATTAGTTCTTACGGACGCGATTTTTGCAATCAATTAATTAAAGAAATTGCAGTTTACAACCCTATAATTGTAAGTGGTTTTGCGTACGGAGTAGATATTTGTGCACATAAAGCAGCAATAGAAAACAACTTGCAAACCATTGCTGTTTTAGCACATGGTTTAGAGCAAATTTATCCGAAGGTACATAAGAAATATATAAACCAAGTAAATGAAAATGGCGGTTTTTTAACCGAGTTTTGGAGTGAAGAAACTCCTTTAAGAGAAAATTTTTTAAAAAGAAACAGAATTGTTGCGGGCATATCTAAAGCAACTATTATTATAGAATCTGCCTCAAAAGGAGGTTCTTTGGTTACAGCAGATATAGCGAATTCTTATAATAAAGATGTTTTTGCGGCTCCAGGCAGAACCACAGATATTTATAGTAGAGGTTGTAATAATTTAATTAAAAATAACAGAGCGCACTTGCTAACTTCTGCTTCAGATATTGTAAAAATGTTAAATTGGGATGTTCAAGAGAAAACGAAACCAATTCAGAAACAATTGTTTATAGAATTAAACGAGAAAGAGCAAAAAATTCATGATTTATTACATGAAAAAGGACAACAATTATTAGACGTTATCTCATTAGAATGTAATATTCCTATTTATCAATTATCATCTATTTTGTTGCAAATGGAATTAAAAGGCGTAACAAAACCTTTGCCAGGAAAGATGTTCGAACTTACTTAA